CCAGTTTCTCAGACAGCTCCAGGATGCGCTGATCCAGATCAATGTAGCGATCCCGCCCCTGCTCCTGCAGGCGGCTGATCAGGTGGCGCTGTTCCTCCACCTCTCCCTGGAGGCGTCGAACTTCACCCTGCAACTGCTGGATCATGTAGAACAACTCGGCCGTGGCCTGGTTGCCACTGGCAGGGCTGGTGTTCTGGGCGGATTGCGCCAACGCTGCGCCCGCCTGCCCGAGGGCAAGCGGGAGCAGCACTGTCGCCATGAGCGTTTTTCTCATGGTGCGTCCTGTGTGTTTACTTGAATACGAGTTCTACCCGACGGTTCTGGGCCCAGGCGCTTTCTGTGGACCCCATGACTGCCGGCTTTTCCTCACCATAGCTTACGGTCTCGATCTGGCCACGTGAAGCGCCATTAACAATCAGGAACCGCTGCACGGCATTGGCACGGCGCTCACCCAGGGCCAGGTTGTATTCCTTGGTTCCACGCTCATCCGCGTGGCCTTCCAGGCGTACATTCTGGCCCGGGTTATTGGCCAGGTACCGGGCATGGGCCACCAGCACGTCGCGAGCTTCCGGCTTGATTTCAGCGGTGTCGAAATCGAAGTAGAACGTGGTAATTTCACGCAG
The nucleotide sequence above comes from Marinobacter gudaonensis. Encoded proteins:
- the pal gene encoding peptidoglycan-associated lipoprotein Pal, whose protein sequence is MIFSAQTKAFALLLSVGLVAGCSSTGGTQEEGEYGSDVAAIDQEGGSTVYGGEGQDGVSSSQLSEEERMAAREQAEQAALREITTFYFDFDTAEIKPEARDVLVAHARYLANNPGQNVRLEGHADERGTKEYNLALGERRANAVQRFLIVNGASRGQIETVSYGEEKPAVMGSTESAWAQNRRVELVFK